The following are encoded in a window of Arthrobacter antioxidans genomic DNA:
- the rpmJ gene encoding 50S ribosomal protein L36 → MKVNPSVKRICEKCQVVRRKGNVLVICENPRHKQRQG, encoded by the coding sequence ATGAAGGTCAACCCGAGCGTGAAGCGGATCTGCGAGAAGTGCCAGGTGGTTCGCCGCAAGGGCAACGTTCTCGTCATCTGCGAGAACCCGCGCCACAAGCAGCGCCAGGGCTAA
- the infA gene encoding translation initiation factor IF-1, translating into MAKKDGVIEIEGTVNEALPNAMFRVELANGHIVLAHISGKMRQHYIRILPEDRVVVELSPYDLTRGRIVYRYK; encoded by the coding sequence ATGGCCAAGAAAGACGGTGTCATTGAGATTGAAGGCACTGTGAACGAGGCGCTGCCCAACGCGATGTTTCGCGTTGAGTTGGCCAACGGTCACATTGTTCTCGCCCACATCTCGGGAAAGATGCGCCAGCACTACATTCGAATCCTTCCTGAGGACCGGGTCGTAGTGGAACTCAGCCCGTACGACCTCACCCGGGGCCGTATTGTCTACCGCTACAAATAA
- the map gene encoding type I methionyl aminopeptidase: MFRQPKVEYKTTEQMLIMRDAGRVLAKALDRTVAAAAVGVTTAQLNAVFEEVLREEGATSNFLGYHGFPASICTSVNAEVVHGIPGNYALQDGDILSIDGGAVVRGWHSDSARTVIVGTPRPADVRLSEVTEEAMWRGIAALATARFVGDIGAAIDDYVSSVPGPALGILEDYVGHGIGTQMHQAPDVLNYRSTNRGPKVRPGLCLAIEPMLVQGSLETAVLDDDWTVVTTDGKRASQWEHSVAVHDGGIWVLSSPDGGASRLEPLGVTPAPLAG; encoded by the coding sequence ATGTTCCGCCAGCCCAAGGTCGAGTACAAGACCACCGAGCAGATGCTCATCATGCGTGACGCCGGACGGGTGCTGGCGAAAGCCCTGGACCGCACGGTTGCCGCCGCCGCCGTCGGAGTGACGACCGCCCAGCTGAACGCGGTGTTCGAGGAGGTCCTCCGCGAGGAGGGTGCGACGTCGAACTTCCTCGGCTACCACGGCTTCCCCGCGAGCATCTGCACCTCGGTCAACGCGGAGGTGGTCCACGGCATCCCCGGGAACTACGCCCTGCAGGACGGCGACATCCTGTCGATCGACGGTGGCGCCGTCGTCCGTGGATGGCACTCGGACTCCGCCCGGACCGTCATCGTCGGCACGCCCCGGCCGGCGGACGTGCGTCTCTCCGAGGTGACGGAGGAGGCGATGTGGCGGGGCATCGCCGCCCTGGCCACCGCGCGGTTCGTCGGCGACATCGGCGCGGCGATCGACGACTACGTCTCGTCCGTCCCCGGCCCGGCACTCGGGATCCTCGAGGACTACGTGGGACACGGCATCGGGACGCAGATGCACCAGGCACCGGACGTCCTCAACTACCGCAGCACCAACCGGGGTCCGAAGGTCCGCCCGGGGTTGTGCCTGGCGATCGAGCCCATGCTCGTGCAGGGTTCCCTCGAGACCGCCGTCCTGGACGACGACTGGACGGTCGTCACGACGGACGGCAAGCGCGCATCCCAGTGGGAGCACAGTGTGGCCGTCCACGACGGCGGCATCTGGGTGCTCTCGTCACCCGACGGGGGAGCGTCCCGGCTCGAGCCGCTCGGAGTGACGCCGGCACCACTCGCCGGATGA
- a CDS encoding adenylate kinase: MLIIGPPGSGKGTQAARISERLGVVAISTGDIFRDNVKRETPLGVEAKTFMDAGDFVPDSVTNSMVRDRLAADDVQEGFLLDGYPRTASQVAELDDILRENDLALDVVLQLTADDEELVKRLLGRAELDGRSDDNELVIRHRLGLYHDQTAAVVSRYDERGIVTRVDGIGTIDEVTDRVMTALKVAS; this comes from the coding sequence ATGCTGATCATCGGTCCCCCCGGGTCCGGTAAAGGAACCCAGGCCGCACGAATCTCCGAGCGCCTCGGGGTGGTGGCCATCTCGACGGGTGACATCTTCCGCGACAACGTCAAGCGTGAGACGCCACTCGGCGTCGAGGCGAAGACGTTCATGGACGCCGGCGACTTCGTCCCCGACAGCGTCACGAACAGCATGGTGCGCGACCGGCTCGCCGCCGACGACGTCCAGGAGGGGTTCCTCCTGGACGGCTACCCGCGCACGGCGTCGCAGGTCGCGGAGCTCGACGACATCCTGCGCGAGAACGACCTCGCGCTCGATGTGGTGCTCCAGCTCACCGCCGACGACGAGGAGCTCGTGAAGCGCCTGCTCGGCCGGGCCGAGCTGGATGGCCGGTCGGACGACAACGAGCTGGTCATCCGACACCGCCTCGGGCTCTACCACGACCAGACCGCGGCGGTCGTGTCCCGGTACGACGAGCGCGGGATCGTCACCCGGGTGGACGGCATCGGGACCATCGACGAGGTCACCGACCGCGTCATGACAGCCCTCAAAGTCGCAAGCTAG
- the secY gene encoding preprotein translocase subunit SecY, whose amino-acid sequence MLSAIGRAFRTPDLRRKLLFTLGIITIFRLGAFIPAPGVDYGNVQECLALGNTEGGLYQFVNLFSGGALLQVSIFALGIMPYITASIITQLLRVVIPRFQELHQEGAQGQSQLTQYTRYLTIALGLLNATTLVSLARSGALLGNCPVPIIPDDSLITILLLIITLTAGTGLIMWMGELITERGVGNGMSLLIFTAIAAGFPTSLGEIFRTQGAMVFSFVLLMGVVVVALVIFVEQSQRRIPVQYAKRMVGRRTLGGSSTYIPIKVNMAGVIPVIFASSMLYLPSLIAQFNTPQDGSAPAGWVNWISTYLTSGDHPLYMAMYFLLIVFFTYFYVAITFNPDEVSENMKKYGGFIPGIRAGRPTAEYLQYVLSRITLPGAIYLGLVALIPLIALVAIGANQNFPFGGTSILIMVGVGLETVKQIDAQLQQRHYEGLLR is encoded by the coding sequence TTGCTAAGCGCTATTGGCCGGGCATTCCGGACGCCAGACTTGCGGCGCAAGCTGTTGTTCACGCTGGGAATCATCACCATCTTCCGCCTCGGGGCGTTCATCCCCGCTCCAGGCGTCGACTACGGCAACGTCCAGGAGTGCCTGGCCCTCGGGAACACCGAGGGCGGTCTGTACCAGTTCGTGAACCTCTTCAGTGGGGGAGCGCTGCTCCAGGTCTCGATCTTCGCCCTGGGCATCATGCCGTACATCACCGCGAGCATCATCACGCAGCTCCTGCGCGTGGTCATCCCCCGCTTCCAGGAGCTGCACCAGGAGGGCGCACAGGGCCAGTCACAGCTGACCCAGTACACGCGCTACCTGACGATCGCCCTGGGCCTCCTCAATGCGACCACCCTCGTCTCCCTGGCCCGGTCCGGCGCGCTGCTCGGCAACTGCCCGGTGCCCATCATCCCGGACGACTCCCTGATCACCATCCTGCTGCTGATCATCACGCTGACCGCGGGGACCGGCCTCATCATGTGGATGGGCGAGCTCATCACCGAGCGCGGCGTCGGCAACGGCATGTCGCTGCTCATCTTCACCGCGATCGCCGCCGGCTTCCCCACCTCGCTCGGCGAGATCTTCCGCACCCAGGGCGCCATGGTCTTCTCCTTCGTCCTGCTGATGGGTGTCGTCGTCGTCGCGCTCGTGATCTTCGTGGAGCAGTCGCAGCGCCGCATCCCGGTCCAGTACGCCAAGCGCATGGTCGGGCGCCGCACCCTCGGCGGCAGCAGCACCTACATCCCGATCAAGGTCAACATGGCCGGCGTCATCCCCGTGATCTTCGCGTCGTCGATGCTGTACCTGCCCAGCCTGATCGCGCAGTTCAACACCCCCCAGGACGGCAGCGCGCCGGCCGGGTGGGTCAACTGGATCTCCACCTACCTGACCAGCGGCGACCACCCGCTGTACATGGCGATGTACTTCCTGCTGATCGTCTTCTTCACCTACTTCTACGTCGCGATCACCTTCAACCCGGACGAGGTGTCCGAGAACATGAAGAAGTACGGCGGCTTCATCCCGGGCATCCGGGCTGGACGCCCCACCGCGGAGTACCTGCAGTACGTGCTCTCGCGCATCACACTGCCGGGCGCCATCTACCTCGGGCTCGTGGCACTGATCCCGCTGATCGCCCTCGTGGCCATCGGCGCCAACCAGAACTTCCCCTTCGGCGGCACCTCGATCCTGATCATGGTGGGCGTGGGCCTCGAGACGGTGAAGCAGATCGACGCTCAGCTCCAGCAGCGTCACTACGAAGGGTTGTTGCGTTGA
- the rplO gene encoding 50S ribosomal protein L15, translating into MADKNIAAPAATEAKAERVHALKVHHLRPAPGAKTAKTRVGRGEGSKGKTAGRGTKGTAARYQVKAGFAGGQLPLHMRLPKLRGFKNPFRVEFQVVNLDKLSELYPDGGDVTVESLVANGAVRKNQPVKVLGTGDITVAVNVSADAFSASAAEKIAAAGGTVTEL; encoded by the coding sequence ACATCGCGGCTCCGGCCGCGACCGAGGCAAAAGCAGAGCGCGTCCACGCCCTGAAGGTCCACCACCTGCGTCCCGCACCCGGAGCCAAGACGGCGAAGACCCGTGTCGGCCGTGGTGAGGGTTCGAAGGGTAAGACCGCGGGTCGTGGTACCAAGGGAACCGCAGCGCGCTACCAGGTGAAGGCAGGATTTGCCGGCGGCCAGCTGCCGCTGCACATGCGCCTTCCCAAGCTGCGCGGCTTCAAGAACCCGTTCCGCGTCGAGTTCCAGGTCGTGAACCTGGACAAGCTCTCCGAGCTCTACCCCGATGGCGGCGACGTCACGGTGGAGAGCCTGGTGGCCAACGGGGCCGTCCGCAAGAACCAGCCCGTCAAGGTGCTGGGGACCGGCGACATCACGGTGGCCGTGAACGTGTCGGCTGACGCCTTCTCCGCATCCGCTGCAGAGAAGATCGCCGCCGCAGGCGGAACCGTCACCGAACTGTAG